In one Mucilaginibacter ginsenosidivorax genomic region, the following are encoded:
- the lspA gene encoding signal peptidase II, producing MDKKRVSRGLWLLLLLALVIGADRISKIYVRDHIHFAIVITVVKNFLTISRVENTGAFLSMGDKLPNPWHFILLSVLPAAALAWGLLYVLLKRGLTLLNQAGIIVILAGGIGNLYDRAVYGSVTDFAHMNFGLFETGIFNIADVAIMVGVGMLLLNAFMREREQKRQAAAGKAVTA from the coding sequence ATGGATAAGAAAAGGGTTTCGAGGGGATTGTGGTTGTTATTGCTTTTAGCATTAGTTATCGGGGCCGACAGGATCAGCAAGATATATGTACGTGATCATATTCATTTTGCCATTGTTATTACCGTTGTAAAAAACTTCCTCACAATTAGCCGTGTCGAAAATACGGGAGCATTTTTAAGTATGGGCGATAAGTTGCCCAATCCATGGCATTTTATCCTGCTTTCGGTTTTACCGGCTGCAGCATTGGCATGGGGCCTGTTATACGTATTGCTAAAACGCGGTTTAACACTGCTTAACCAGGCAGGCATCATCGTGATACTGGCAGGTGGTATAGGTAACCTGTACGATAGGGCCGTTTATGGCAGCGTAACCGATTTTGCCCATATGAACTTTGGCTTGTTTGAAACCGGCATATTTAACATAGCCGATGTAGCCATTATGGTAGGCGTAGGCATGCTGCTGTTAAACGCCTTTATGCGCGAACGTGAGCAAAAAAGGCAGGCAGCTGCCGGGAAAGCAGTAACTGCTTAA
- a CDS encoding DEAD/DEAH box helicase, which translates to MSFENLKLIEPILKALKTEGYTTPTPIQAQAIPIVLNHRDLLGCAQTGTGKTAAFALPTLQLLFQDRMAHKEQKAIKALVLTPTRELAIQIAESFTAYGKHTGLKNLVIFGGVSQNPQVDALRRGVDILIATPGRLLDLMNQRFVHLDQVRMLILDEADRMLDMGFVNDVKKIIAKVPSKRQTLFFSATMPAEITSLANTILTNPERIEVTPVSSTADTIQQALYYVEKNDKKSLLIHILKDKGIKTALVFTRTKHGADKVVKDLNKVGITAEAIHGNKSQNARQRALTNFKNRTTRVLIATDIAARGIDIDELTHVVNYELPNIPETYVHRIGRTGRAGADGIAMSFCDSEEILFLRDIHKLIGKEIPVEEGHPYPMSPVAMAANLVAGQSKKGSGSFKREGGRGGSGRKPSGGGGRPAGGGGSRSGGGKSGGGSGMSGASRSSGRR; encoded by the coding sequence ATGTCATTCGAAAATTTAAAATTAATTGAGCCTATCCTCAAGGCCTTAAAAACCGAGGGATATACAACACCTACTCCTATCCAGGCGCAAGCCATTCCTATTGTATTAAATCACCGCGACTTATTGGGTTGCGCACAAACAGGTACGGGCAAAACAGCGGCCTTTGCGCTGCCTACTTTGCAGTTACTGTTCCAGGACAGGATGGCCCACAAAGAGCAAAAAGCTATAAAAGCCCTGGTGCTTACCCCAACCCGCGAACTGGCTATCCAGATTGCCGAAAGCTTTACAGCATATGGTAAACATACCGGCTTAAAAAACCTGGTTATATTTGGTGGTGTATCACAAAACCCGCAGGTTGATGCCTTACGCCGTGGCGTTGATATTTTGATAGCAACCCCGGGCCGTTTACTGGATTTAATGAACCAGCGCTTTGTACACCTTGACCAGGTTAGGATGCTGATACTGGACGAAGCCGACCGCATGCTGGATATGGGCTTTGTAAATGATGTTAAAAAGATCATCGCCAAAGTACCATCAAAAAGGCAAACGCTGTTTTTCTCGGCTACCATGCCTGCCGAAATAACATCATTAGCCAATACCATCTTAACCAATCCTGAACGGATTGAAGTAACCCCGGTATCGTCTACAGCCGACACTATACAACAGGCCTTATATTATGTAGAAAAGAATGATAAAAAATCATTGCTGATCCACATCCTGAAAGATAAAGGAATTAAAACCGCCCTGGTATTTACACGTACCAAGCACGGCGCCGATAAGGTTGTAAAAGATTTGAATAAAGTAGGCATCACTGCCGAGGCCATTCACGGCAATAAATCGCAAAACGCGCGTCAGCGGGCTTTAACCAACTTTAAAAACCGTACTACCCGCGTGCTTATAGCTACTGATATTGCTGCCCGTGGTATTGATATTGACGAGCTTACCCACGTTGTAAACTACGAGTTGCCTAACATACCCGAAACTTATGTACACCGTATAGGTCGTACAGGCCGGGCCGGCGCCGACGGCATAGCCATGTCGTTCTGCGATTCGGAAGAGATCCTGTTTTTACGCGACATCCATAAACTGATAGGAAAAGAAATCCCTGTTGAGGAAGGTCACCCTTACCCTATGAGCCCCGTGGCTATGGCTGCAAACTTAGTGGCAGGCCAATCAAAAAAAGGCTCAGGCAGCTTTAAACGCGAAGGCGGCCGTGGCGGTAGTGGCCGCAAACCTTCGGGTGGCGGCGGCAGACCAGCCGGAGGAGGCGGCAGTCGTTCCGGCGGCGGCAAATCAGGTGGCGGCAGCGGCATGAGTGGGGCAAGCAGATCGTCGGGTAGAAGATAG
- the eno gene encoding phosphopyruvate hydratase: MSLIIDVHARQILDSRGNPTIEVEVLTENGAFGRAAVPSGASTGVHEAVELRDDDKTKYMGKGVLKAVANVNDILAPELKGIDVFDQNSIDALMIEIDGTENKGKIGANAILGVSLAVAKAAAQESRQPLYRYIGGVNANTLPIPMMNIINGGSHSDAPIAFQEFMIMPVGAPSFSEALRWGTEVFHNLKKILHDRGLSTAVGDEGGFAPTFEGTEDGVETILKAIEKAGYKPGEDIFIAFDCAASEFYKDGKYDYTKFEGEKGAIRTSAEQVEYLAELVAKYPVISIEDGMAEDDWDGWKLLTEKLGKTVQLVGDDLFVTNTKRLQRGINEDTANSILVKVNQIGSLTETINAVTLAQTNGYTSVMSHRSGETEDATIADLAVALNCGQIKTGSASRSDRIAKYNQLLRIEEELGANAKFIGKDFKFYKK, translated from the coding sequence ATGAGCTTAATAATTGACGTACACGCCCGCCAGATTTTAGATTCGCGCGGTAACCCTACTATCGAAGTAGAAGTATTAACTGAGAATGGCGCATTCGGTCGCGCCGCGGTACCTTCAGGTGCATCAACCGGTGTACACGAAGCTGTTGAACTTCGCGATGACGATAAAACAAAATACATGGGTAAAGGCGTGTTAAAAGCCGTTGCTAACGTAAATGACATTTTAGCTCCCGAATTAAAAGGCATTGATGTATTTGATCAAAACAGCATCGACGCCCTGATGATTGAAATTGATGGTACCGAAAATAAAGGTAAAATTGGTGCCAACGCTATATTAGGTGTTTCGTTGGCAGTTGCAAAAGCAGCAGCGCAGGAAAGCCGCCAGCCTTTATACCGTTACATTGGCGGTGTAAATGCCAACACTTTGCCTATCCCGATGATGAATATCATCAACGGTGGTTCGCACTCTGATGCCCCTATCGCTTTCCAGGAATTTATGATTATGCCGGTTGGCGCTCCTTCATTCTCTGAAGCATTACGCTGGGGTACCGAAGTATTCCACAACCTGAAAAAAATTCTGCACGACCGTGGTTTATCAACCGCTGTTGGCGACGAAGGTGGTTTTGCTCCAACTTTTGAAGGTACCGAAGATGGTGTTGAAACCATTTTAAAAGCAATTGAAAAAGCAGGTTACAAACCAGGCGAAGATATCTTTATCGCTTTTGACTGTGCTGCATCTGAATTTTACAAAGACGGTAAATACGACTATACCAAATTTGAAGGCGAAAAAGGTGCTATCCGCACCAGTGCCGAGCAGGTTGAATACCTTGCCGAGCTTGTTGCCAAATACCCTGTTATTTCGATTGAAGACGGTATGGCTGAGGATGATTGGGATGGCTGGAAATTATTAACCGAAAAACTGGGCAAAACGGTACAACTGGTAGGTGACGATTTATTTGTAACCAACACCAAACGTTTACAACGTGGTATTAACGAGGATACTGCAAACTCAATCCTGGTAAAAGTAAACCAGATTGGTTCGTTAACAGAAACCATCAACGCGGTAACTTTGGCACAAACCAACGGTTATACCTCGGTAATGAGCCACCGCTCTGGCGAAACTGAAGATGCTACCATTGCCGATTTAGCTGTAGCATTAAATTGCGGCCAAATCAAAACCGGTTCGGCTTCACGTTCAGACAGGATTGCTAAATACAACCAATTACTTCGTATTGAAGAAGAATTAGGCGCAAATGCAAAATTCATTGGTAAAGATTTTAAATTCTACAAAAAATAA
- a CDS encoding FtsB family cell division protein, whose translation MKFKEPISMKRLINLFKNKFFLVTLAFLIWMIFFDKNDLFSQYEYRTQVNKLKKERDFYKAQTDQVTKELNELTSNPQQLEKFAREKYLMKKDNEDVYLIVPEKTEK comes from the coding sequence ATGAAATTCAAAGAACCCATATCGATGAAACGCCTCATTAACCTTTTTAAGAATAAATTCTTTTTGGTTACGCTGGCATTTTTAATATGGATGATTTTTTTCGATAAAAACGACCTGTTTTCGCAATATGAATACCGCACCCAGGTAAACAAGCTGAAAAAAGAACGCGATTTTTATAAAGCCCAAACAGACCAGGTTACCAAAGAGCTTAACGAGCTTACATCTAACCCGCAGCAGTTAGAAAAATTTGCCCGCGAAAAATATCTCATGAAAAAAGATAACGAGGATGTTTATCTGATCGTTCCGGAAAAAACGGAGAAATAG